The proteins below are encoded in one region of Pelagibacterium flavum:
- a CDS encoding response regulator transcription factor, producing the protein MPKIALVDDDRNILTSVSMTLEAEGYQVATYTDGASGLDGLTSERPDLAILDIKMPRMDGMELLRRLRQKSDVPVIFLTSKDEEIDELFGLKMGADDFITKPFSQRLLVERVKAVLRRAAAPKEAGSTVVNGDEGAPKTSLERGALVMDQERHTCTWKGQRVTLTVTEFLILLALAQRPGVVKSRNALMDAAYDDQVYVDDRTIDSHIKRLRKKFKSTDDSFDMIETLYGVGYRFKEQ; encoded by the coding sequence ATGCCCAAAATCGCTCTTGTCGATGACGACCGCAATATTTTGACGTCGGTCTCGATGACGCTGGAGGCGGAAGGCTATCAGGTTGCCACCTATACCGATGGTGCGTCAGGACTTGACGGGCTGACATCGGAGCGTCCCGATCTGGCCATCCTCGATATCAAGATGCCCCGCATGGACGGCATGGAGTTGCTGCGCCGGTTGCGGCAGAAATCGGATGTTCCAGTGATCTTTCTGACCTCCAAGGATGAAGAGATCGACGAGTTGTTCGGGCTCAAGATGGGGGCCGATGATTTCATCACCAAGCCCTTTTCCCAGCGCCTGCTGGTCGAGCGCGTCAAGGCCGTGCTGCGCCGTGCCGCCGCACCCAAGGAGGCCGGTTCGACCGTAGTCAATGGCGACGAGGGCGCGCCAAAGACCTCACTGGAACGCGGCGCGCTGGTGATGGATCAGGAGCGCCACACCTGCACCTGGAAGGGCCAGCGGGTGACGCTGACGGTGACCGAATTTCTGATCCTTCTGGCGCTGGCCCAGCGGCCGGGCGTGGTCAAGAGCCGCAATGCGCTGATGGATGCGGCCTATGACGACCAGGTTTATGTGGACGACCGGACGATCGACAGCCACATCAAGCGGCTGCGCAAGAAGTTCAAGAGCACCGACGACAGTTTTGACATGATCGAAACGCTCTATGGGGTGGGCTACCGCTTCAAGGAGCAATAA
- a CDS encoding HPr kinase/phosphorylase, producing the protein MSAEKHNAHGTGILIGHHGILLTGVSGAGKSLLALDLLEQARLRGETALLISDDRVVLSTDEDGLIMEAPDTIEGMIELRGRGIITLPFAKKAHVHLVVDLVEEEERLLEESALTTKIQGIWVPRCPVPRRGRIDGLHQRFLVHAALRALGANLQ; encoded by the coding sequence TTGAGCGCAGAAAAGCACAACGCCCACGGCACCGGTATCCTGATCGGCCATCACGGCATTCTTCTGACCGGCGTTTCGGGCGCGGGCAAATCGCTTCTGGCGCTCGACCTGCTCGAACAGGCGCGGTTGCGGGGGGAAACGGCGCTGCTGATTTCCGATGACCGGGTGGTGCTGTCCACCGATGAGGACGGGCTGATCATGGAAGCGCCCGACACCATCGAGGGCATGATCGAATTGCGCGGGCGCGGCATCATCACGTTGCCCTTTGCCAAAAAGGCGCATGTCCATCTGGTCGTCGATCTCGTGGAAGAAGAAGAGCGCCTGCTCGAGGAATCGGCACTGACCACGAAGATCCAAGGAATCTGGGTGCCACGCTGTCCGGTGCCACGGCGCGGGCGGATCGACGGGCTGCACCAGCGGTTTCTGGTTCATGCCGCGTTAAGGGCGCTTGGCGCAAATCTGCAATAA
- a CDS encoding sensor histidine kinase, with protein sequence MDAGETISGSAPSSKGEEKAKAAQARQAARQPLLRALFAFFRGVGRLVNFTFFSSLTRRIVILNLVALAVLVAGIMYLNTFRAGLIDVRVSALRVQGEIISAAVAASATANSDQITVNPDRLLELYMGDFPSSYTLFDPALEFPISPERVAPLLRNLVTPTRTRARIYDRDGLMILDSNNIYASGEILRSTSTQESPQSQPFFFGIWNWFGRLWRGGEYPVYQDYPAHEGLRYPEVASALNGSPADIVRVDARGQLVVSVAVPVQRQRSVVGALLLSTSPGEIDAIVAQERWSILRLALVAALVTGTLSALMAGTIAGPMRRLSAAAERVQSSMKARAEIPDYTDRSDEIGHLSGSLRAMTNALYNRIEAIERFAADVAHELKNPLTSLRSAVETLPLAKTEKDRKRLADIIQHDVRRLDRLISDISNASRIDAELARENTETVHLGELAAAIVSIQADLAANRNVSVELKIEDSKYAPLVKGHDTRLAQVFTNLIDNAVSFSPDRGTVTVRITTDAENVVAQVEDQGPGLGDAEKVFQRFYTDRPEGESFGDHSGLGLSISRQIAQAHQGTLDAGNQSKATGAVFTLTLPRAKT encoded by the coding sequence TTGGACGCAGGCGAAACCATTTCAGGATCGGCCCCCTCATCGAAGGGGGAAGAAAAGGCCAAGGCCGCCCAGGCACGCCAGGCGGCCCGGCAGCCGCTTTTGCGCGCGCTGTTTGCGTTTTTCCGCGGCGTGGGGCGCCTGGTCAACTTCACGTTCTTTTCGTCCCTCACCCGCCGGATCGTGATCCTCAACCTGGTGGCCCTGGCGGTTCTGGTTGCCGGGATCATGTATCTCAACACCTTCAGGGCCGGACTGATCGACGTGCGCGTCTCAGCGCTCAGGGTGCAGGGGGAAATCATTTCCGCGGCTGTCGCGGCATCGGCAACCGCCAACTCCGATCAGATTACTGTCAATCCCGACAGGCTGCTTGAGCTCTATATGGGGGATTTTCCCTCGTCCTATACGCTATTTGATCCGGCGCTCGAATTTCCCATTAGCCCCGAACGGGTGGCGCCGCTGCTGCGAAACCTCGTGACCCCCACGCGTACGCGCGCCCGGATCTACGATCGGGACGGGCTGATGATTCTCGATTCCAACAATATCTATGCCAGCGGGGAAATCCTGCGCTCCACGAGCACGCAGGAGAGCCCGCAATCGCAGCCGTTCTTTTTTGGCATCTGGAACTGGTTCGGGCGGCTTTGGCGGGGCGGGGAATATCCGGTCTATCAGGATTATCCGGCCCATGAAGGGCTGCGCTATCCCGAGGTCGCGTCCGCGCTCAACGGGTCGCCGGCCGATATCGTGCGGGTGGACGCGCGCGGGCAATTGGTGGTGTCTGTGGCCGTTCCCGTGCAGCGTCAGCGCTCGGTGGTGGGCGCGCTGCTGCTATCCACCAGTCCGGGGGAGATCGATGCCATCGTTGCCCAGGAGCGCTGGTCGATCCTGCGGCTTGCGCTGGTGGCGGCGCTGGTAACGGGCACACTTTCGGCGCTGATGGCGGGCACGATTGCCGGGCCGATGCGGCGGCTCTCGGCGGCGGCCGAGCGGGTGCAAAGCTCGATGAAGGCCCGGGCGGAAATCCCCGACTATACCGACCGGTCCGACGAGATCGGGCATTTGTCAGGCTCGCTGCGCGCCATGACCAACGCGCTTTACAACCGTATCGAAGCGATCGAGCGGTTTGCGGCCGATGTGGCCCATGAGCTGAAAAATCCCCTGACCTCGCTGCGCAGCGCCGTGGAAACCCTGCCACTTGCCAAGACCGAAAAGGACAGAAAGCGGCTTGCCGACATCATCCAGCATGACGTGCGCCGTCTCGACCGCCTGATCTCGGATATTTCCAACGCCAGCCGGATCGATGCGGAGCTGGCGCGCGAAAACACCGAAACGGTCCATCTGGGTGAACTGGCAGCCGCCATCGTTTCGATCCAGGCCGATCTGGCCGCCAATCGGAACGTGTCGGTCGAACTCAAGATCGAAGACAGCAAGTATGCGCCGCTGGTCAAGGGACACGACACGCGGCTGGCGCAGGTCTTTACCAATCTGATCGACAATGCTGTATCCTTTTCGCCCGATCGCGGCACCGTGACGGTCCGCATCACCACCGATGCCGAAAACGTCGTTGCGCAGGTGGAAGATCAGGGGCCTGGACTGGGAGACGCTGAAAAGGTGTTCCAGCGATTTTACACCGACCGGCCCGAAGGCGAGAGCTTTGGCGACCATTCGGGGCTGGGGCTGTCGATTTCGCGCCAGATCGCCCAGGCCCATCAGGGTACGCTTGACGCAGGCAACCAAAGCAAGGCAACTGGAGCGGTGTTTACCCTCACCCTACCCAGAGCTAAAACTTGA
- a CDS encoding phosphoenolpyruvate carboxykinase — MTATTCQSLAKTVAAKAASVRFNDAAPILVETAIANGEGRLSADGAFVADTGKFTGRSPSDKFIVRDDLTEKLVWWDNTKALDPAQFEILLADFTASLAGADLFGQQLFAGADLKHQLNVEVLTPSAWHALFIRNLLIRPARAGLTGFAPDVTILHNPAFKADPARHGTRSETVIALDLSRNIVLIGGTAYAGEIKKSVFSLFNFHAPSDGVLPMHCSANTGKQGDTALFFGLSGTGKTTLSTDPERILIGDDEHGWSDDGVFNLEGGCYAKTINLSPQAEPEIFAATKRFGTVLENVVLDENTREPDFDDGSKTENTRAAYPLYVLDNVSRTGTGPTPTNVVLLTADAFGVLPPIARLSPDQAIYHFLSGYTAKVAGTERGVTEPQATFSACFGAPFMSLHPTVYGRMLKKRIRESLAECWLINTGWTGGAYGVGKRISIKDTRRLLNAALSGELINVPARIDPVFGFAVPLAVEGVDSRLLTPRETWEDKAAYDRQSAKLVGLFEANFEKFAAADAQIAEAGPRLAVAAE; from the coding sequence ATGACCGCCACCACGTGCCAGAGCCTTGCCAAGACCGTTGCTGCCAAAGCCGCATCGGTCCGGTTCAACGACGCCGCGCCGATCCTTGTTGAAACCGCCATCGCCAACGGCGAGGGGCGGCTCAGCGCCGATGGTGCTTTTGTCGCCGATACTGGCAAGTTCACCGGCCGCTCGCCGTCTGACAAGTTTATCGTGCGCGACGATTTGACCGAAAAACTGGTCTGGTGGGATAACACCAAGGCGCTCGATCCGGCCCAGTTCGAAATCCTGCTCGCCGATTTCACGGCGTCGCTCGCAGGTGCCGACCTGTTCGGTCAGCAGCTTTTCGCGGGTGCCGATCTCAAACATCAGCTCAATGTCGAAGTGCTGACCCCGTCGGCCTGGCATGCTCTGTTCATCCGCAATCTGTTGATCCGCCCGGCGCGCGCCGGCCTTACCGGCTTTGCTCCCGATGTAACGATCCTGCACAATCCCGCTTTCAAGGCCGACCCGGCGCGCCATGGCACCCGCAGCGAAACCGTTATTGCGCTCGATCTGAGCCGCAATATCGTTCTGATCGGCGGCACGGCCTATGCCGGCGAAATCAAGAAATCGGTGTTTTCGCTGTTCAATTTCCATGCGCCATCAGATGGCGTTCTGCCCATGCACTGCTCCGCCAACACCGGCAAGCAGGGCGACACGGCGCTGTTCTTTGGCCTCTCAGGCACCGGCAAGACCACCCTGTCCACCGACCCCGAGCGCATTCTGATCGGCGATGACGAGCATGGCTGGTCCGATGATGGCGTCTTCAACCTCGAAGGCGGGTGCTATGCCAAGACCATCAACCTCTCGCCCCAGGCTGAGCCGGAAATTTTCGCCGCCACCAAGCGCTTCGGAACGGTGCTGGAAAACGTCGTGCTCGACGAGAACACCCGCGAGCCCGATTTCGACGATGGATCGAAAACCGAGAACACCCGCGCCGCCTACCCGCTCTATGTGCTCGACAACGTCTCGCGCACCGGGACCGGCCCCACGCCCACCAATGTGGTGCTTCTGACTGCCGATGCCTTTGGTGTCCTGCCCCCCATTGCCCGGCTGTCGCCCGATCAGGCGATCTATCACTTCCTTTCCGGATACACCGCCAAGGTCGCCGGAACCGAGCGCGGTGTCACCGAACCCCAGGCCACTTTCTCGGCCTGTTTCGGTGCCCCCTTCATGAGCCTGCACCCAACTGTCTATGGCCGCATGCTCAAAAAGCGCATCCGCGAGAGCCTCGCCGAATGCTGGCTCATCAACACCGGCTGGACCGGCGGCGCCTATGGCGTTGGCAAGCGCATTTCGATCAAGGATACCCGTCGTCTGCTCAATGCGGCGCTGTCGGGCGAATTGATCAACGTTCCGGCCCGTATCGATCCAGTGTTCGGCTTTGCCGTCCCGCTCGCGGTTGAAGGTGTGGATTCCAGGCTCCTTACACCGCGTGAAACCTGGGAAGACAAGGCTGCCTATGACCGCCAGTCAGCCAAGCTTGTCGGCCTTTTCGAAGCCAATTTCGAAAAATTTGCCGCTGCCGACGCCCAGATCGCCGAAGCCGGCCCGCGCCTTGCAGTGGCTGCCGAATAA